In Phoenix dactylifera cultivar Barhee BC4 chromosome 11, palm_55x_up_171113_PBpolish2nd_filt_p, whole genome shotgun sequence, the following are encoded in one genomic region:
- the LOC103721432 gene encoding pectinesterase-like, with amino-acid sequence MEQSHEPLLSSPATCRKSTHRCNALLFTLSLASLICTATLITVQLNTNTTTPNPSHLCANSPSPAPCNAVISTALSALGRRSKPDPVQVLQTILHQSLLQIDSFLTVADNFHRPIDGTGSIQRSALADCIHLMDLSRDLLRDSASAISAEAYTEARTWLSAALTNHVTCSDGLTRPIGPLMEAHLESLTALASASLAVLSAVSPSDGDAIERVRRFPSWLTVKDRKLLESSSSDGIAANVTVAAEGSGDYKTVQEAVDSAPDKGKVRYVIYVKEGTYKENVVVGKKKTNVMIVGDGMNSTVITGSLNVVDGSTTFNSATFAAVGEGFILQDICIENTAGPEKHQAVALRVGADRSAINRCRLDGYQDTLYAHSLRQFYRDSVISGTVDFIFGNAAVVFQNCNLIARKPMSHQQNLVTAQGRVDPNQNTGTSIQSCKVVPSDDLKPVKGSIPTYLGRPWKEYSRTVFMQSYIDDHVDPKGWMEWSGDFALDTLYYGEYANIGPGAGTSGRVNWTGYHVITDPNVAKDFTVAGLIQGGTWLQPTGVAFTEGL; translated from the exons ATGGAACAAAGCCATGAacccctcctttcttctcctgccACCTGCAGGAAGAGCACCCATCGTTGCAACGCCCTATTATTCACGCTCTCCTTAGCTTCCCTCATTTGCACCGCCACCCTCATCACCGTCCAACTCAACACCAACACCACCACCCCCAACCCCTCCCATCTCTGCGCCAACTCCCCGAGCCCGGCCCCATGCAACGCCGTTATCTCCACGGCCCTCTCCGCCCTCGGCCGCCGGTCCAAACCGGACCCGGTCCAAGTCCTCCAAACCATCCTCCACCAATCTCTCCTCCAAATCGACTCCTTCCTCACCGTCGCCGACAATTTCCACCGTCCGATCGATGGAACCGGCTCCATCCAACGGTCTGCCCTCGCTGACTGCATCCATCTGATGGATCTCTCACGTGACCTCCTCCGCGACTCGGCCTCCGCCATCTCCGCCGAGGCCTACACCGAAGCTCGCACGTGGCTAAGCGCCGCGCTGACCAACCACGTCACGTGCTCAGACGGGCTTACTAGGCCTATCGGCCCACTAATGGAGGCCCATTTAGAATCCCTAACGGCGTTGGCTAGCGCCTCCCTCGCCGTTCTAAGCGCCGTTTCCCCGTCTGACGGTGATGCAATCGAACGTGTTAGAAGGTTTCCGTCATGGCTGACGGTCAAGGATCGGAAGCTTCTAGAATCTTCTTCGTCGGACGGGATTGCGGCGAACGTGACGGTGGCGGCGGAGGGGAGTGGGGACTATAagacggtgcaggaggcggtggATTCTGCCCCCGACAAGGGGAAGGTGCGGTATGTGATTTATGTGAAGGAGGGAACGTATAAAGAGAATGTGGTCGTCGGAAAGAAGAAGACTAATGTTATGATCGTTGGCGACGGTATGAATTCGACCGTTATAACTGGCAGTCTCAATGTTGTGGATGGGTCGACGACTTTCAACTCAGCAACATTTG CTGCCGTGGGGGAAGGATTCATACTACAAGACATCTGCATTGAGAACACGGCAGGACCCGAGAAGCACCAGGCAGTGGCACTGCGAGTCGGTGCTGATCGATCGGCCATAAATCGTTGCCGTCTCGATGGCTACCAAGATACACTCTATGCCCACTCCCTCCGTCAATTCTATCGAGACTCTGTAATTTCAGGCACCGTCGACTTCATCTTCGGCAATGCAGCAGTGGTCTTCCAAAATTGCAACCTTATTGCCCGCAAGCCGATGAGCCACCAACAGAACCTTGTGACGGCTCAAGGCCGGGTCGACCCGAACCAAAACACAGGGACTTCAATCCAAAGCTGCAAGGTGGTGCCAAGCGATGACCTCAAGCCGGTCAAGGGGTCGATACCGACGTACCTCGGCCGGCCATGGAAGGAGTACTCGAGGACAGTGTTCATGCAATCCTACATTGATGATCATGTGGATCCCAAGGGATGGATGGAATGGAGTGGGGACTTTGCACTGGACACCTTGTACTATGGAGAGTATGCCAATATTGGCCCAGGCGCTGGGACTAGTGGGCGTGTGAACTGGACTGGCTACCATGTGATAACCGACCCTAATGTCGCTAAGGATTTTACTGTGGCAGGGTTGATTCAGGGAGGGACTTGGCTGCAGCCCACTGGAGTGGCCTTCACAGAAGGATTGTGA